GCTCATGGTGCCGCCTCCCTGGTATTCGATCGAGCTGGTTCCTCCGTCAGATCGGCCGGGCGGTGACCGGCAGCCTCCCGGGGAAGATGTGGCCGGTCCGCCCGTCGATGCTGAGCCAGTCCCCGGGCTTCATCTCGAGTCCTGCGAGCCTGGCCGAGCCCTTCTGTTCGTCCACTTCGAGCCTGTGGCAGTCCACCACGGCCGTCTTTCCGAGCCTTTTCGCCGTCACAGCCGCGTGGGACGTGGCTCCTCCCCTCGCGGTCAGTATCCCCTGGACCTTCACGATCATCTCGATGTCCTCGGGGACCGTGTCGGGCCGCAGCAGCAGGATGCTCTCGCCCGGACTCCCGGCGAGCAGCATCTCTATCTGCTCCCTGTTGACGGCGACCCTGCCGGAGTAGGCTCCCCCGGATACTCCCATCCCCAGTGCGACGGGCTCTGCCGGAGATCCCGCGTCGGAGACGAAGTAGGGGGCATCGGAAGCCGGCTCCGAAACCATGGGCCTCTTCTGGAGGAAGTACAAGTCCCCGCCCGAGGGGGACTCGAACGTGAATTCGATCTCCTGGGGATCGTACTCCCTCAGAGAAACGATGTCCCGGGAGGCTTCCAGCAGGGTCCGGTAGACGTCGGGGAAATCCTTTTCGAGTGAGTTCTCCACCCCGTCGTAGAGGCTGCTCCCGAGGCGCTGGGCCTCGGAGATCGGCATGGGGGAGACCAGACCTCCGACCAGGTCCTCCCCCTGGCTGCAGGTCGTGAAGTCGCCGAAGAGCCTCACCTGGCGGGTGTACCGGTCGTGGGGATTCCTGGTGAATGTCACTCCGGAGCCCGAGAGCCTGTTCCTGTTGCCGAAGACCATCCTCTGGAGGATGACCGCGGTCCCCCAGTCGTCCGCTATGCCCGTGCAGGAGCGGTAGAACCTGGCGTGCGGCGAATCCCACGATTCGAGCACCTTGTGGATGCAGGCCACGACCTGTTCGAAGGGATCGTCCACGAAGGCGACTCCCAGGCCCTCCGCCCGCGTGCGGTAGGCGGCCGCCATCTCCCGCATGTGCTCCGGGGCGAAATCCATCTTGAGCTGTACGCCGTAGCGCTTCTTGAAATCGATCATGATCTCGTCGAAGACCTCCCGGTCGTGCCCGAAGCTCATGGCCCAGGTCTGGACGAAGCGCCTGTAGGAGTCCCAGGCGGCCCAGGCGTATCCCTCCCTCTGCGACAGGGCTTCCGTCAGATCGGGATTGAGCCCCACGTCCACGAAGGTCGTCATGAAGCCGGGCATCGAGATCGCCGACCCGGAGCGGATCGAGAGGATCAGGGGGCGGTCCCTGTCGCCCAGGCGGAGGCCGGTCTTCTCCTCCATGTCGTCCAGGGCGCGGCGGATCCGCCCTATCGTGTCCCTGTACATCGGGCCGTAGGACATTGCGGGAAGCGCGGAGAACAGCTCGGCCGTGATCACGAAGCACTCCGGCACGTTGAGGCCGTAGGCGGCCAGGTGCTTCAACCCCAGGCCCTTGTAGCCCAGCGTCATCTGGTCGTCCACCGCTGGCCGGCTCTCGTGGAGGGGCGAGATGAGGCAGTCGGGGTCGTAGTTCATCATGCGGGTAAGTGCATCGGGGCTCAGGCTGCCGGCGAGGTCGGAGATCTGGCGGTACTTGTCGCCGACGTACCTGTCCAGGGCCTGGATCCCCTGGGCCGAGACGAGCACTTCGCGGAGGACGATCTCGGACACGGCGTCGACGGTCATCCCACGGGCCTCGCACTGCCTGGGATCGTTCGAGAGCACTATCCGCAGTATCTGGTCGTGGCTCAGGATCGAGGCCCTCGAGAGCGAGCTGACGCTCTGGACGAGGAAGAGGAAGATGTTCCTGTACTGGTGGAAGGTGATGTTGTGCCAGGAGAAGCTCGCTTCGAGGAGACCGATGCTGGCCGTGAACGTGCGGGTGTTCACTCCGTCCAGCGCGAGCACCCTGTCGAACCGCCTGAGGTCCTTGGCCATCTTCCTGAGGGAGGCCCTGTTGACGAAGGGGATCTCCGGCTGGGAGACGAGGTCGTCCAGCAGCCTCGCCAGGAGCGTCTCGAGCCTGAAGGTCAGCCCGAGCGCCTCGAACTTGGGCTCCGAGTAGGAGCCGTACATCGAGGGGATGCCCGCGGCGATGTGCCTCTTGTGATAGATGTTCTCGACCGCCGCGGAGGGTGCGGGGTCGAGGACGATCTCCTTGAGCTGCTCCATGACGTCGAGCATGGCGTCCATGAGGGCATCCCTCTGCTCTCCGCGCGGGTCCTGGCGCCAGGCCCGGAGCGAGTCCGAGAATGCCCTGCGCGCCTCCGTGTCCAGCCCGGTGTGGTCGAGGACCGTCTTCTCGAGGGAGTCGGTGGAGAAGGAGTACTTGCTGCGGAGGAGCTGGTAGAGCCGTATCATGAGTGCGACCCTGGTCCTGTCGGCCTCCGGCAGATGGCCCGCCTCCTCCATCCGTTCCGCGAGGGACTGCGGGGACAGGGTGGCCAGCCCCTCTATCAGCTCCCCCACGGGATCTCCGCTGTCGAGGTCGCCGCAGGGTCCGCCCCAGTGCTCATGGAGCCTCGCCAGCACCCCTCCCGGGCCCTTCGCATGCTCGTGCTCCCTCAGCACGGCCTCGAACACGCTCCCGGAAAGGTACCTGCGGAGGGGGGATGCGTCGGAGGTGGCCCAGTAGCGGAGCACCGACCGGCTGAAGTCGACCAGCCTGCTGGACGACTCGGCGTGGGTCTGCTTCCTGAGGAAGTGGATCAGGGAGTCCCTCCTGCCGCAGATCTCGTCGATTCTCGTGGATACGGACCTGAGCTCGCCCTCGGCCCCGAGGTCGCTGAAGTAGGAGGGGAACGTCCTGAGGAGCTGCTTGGCCACGAAGTAGACGGGCCCGATGTCGGCGTTCAGGAAACGGGTGATGTCCCTCTGGAACAGGTCCGTGTCGGATATGAACACCCCTCCCAGCCGGAGCTGCACGTTCAGCGCCGCTGCGAGCTGCTCGTAGAGCGCGGGGTTGGATTCGATTATCCTCATCCAGCAGCGGATCTTGGGCAGATGGTACGGGTTGACGACCGTCTCCCACTCGTCCGTCGCCTCGCCCACCTCGGGGTACTGGAACTTCCAGTAGAGGATGTCCTCGATGATGTGATCGGCAGCCTTGGTGTTCCCCGCCCTGCCGATGGCGGTGCCGATCGCCTCGTAGCACTGGAACCTCCGGATCAGGAAGCTGTCCTCCCTCCGGCCGAAGAACCCCTTGAGCCTGCTCAATATCCTGTGGACGTCGGCATGCCTGTCGGGCTCCATCAGGTCCTTGACCACGAGGAGGAGCGTGTTCAGGACTTCCTGCTGCCTGTACCCCAGGCTGTCGTCCTTCAGGTAGTAGAGGCAGACCAGGAACCTGTCGCCCGGGTCGTCTATCTCGAAAATGCCCGCGACCGCCCGGTCGACCAGGTCGGAGAAGGAGGGAAGGGCCCCTGACAGGAGGTCCCGGGGCTGCGCCTCCGAGAGAGCCGATTCGAGGGCGGAGAGCTCGCCCGCCGACAGGAAGGAGAAGGAGGAGACTATGAGGTCGGGCTCCGCGAGCCCTGTATCCTCGCTCCGGCTCCAGCTCGCCACGTCCAGGTGGTCGCGCGCGTACCGGTACCCGAGCCCCAGCACCGACCTGTAGAGGTTCTCGAGCGGTTCCGCGAGCCCCGGGAACTCATGCCCTCTCCTGTAGAGCTCCCTGAGCAGCGAGTCGCGTTCGAGGAAGGCCCCGGGAGACTTCGAGAGCAGCGAGGACAGGTCTGCACAGAGATCGGGCACCAGCTTCGAGTACTCCTCGCCGTGGCGCCCCGCGACTGCCGTGGATGTCCACAACAGGGCGATGCGGAGCAGGGCGGAGGTCTGCCTCTCCTCGAGGGGGCTCCTTATGAGGCCGGAGAGGAGTTCCGCCAGGAGCCGGAAGAGGACGGCCCTGTCCGGAACCTGCTCGACGTATGCCCAGTCGCGGAGGAGGATCGTCTGGAAACC
This DNA window, taken from Candidatus Fermentibacter sp., encodes the following:
- a CDS encoding PEP/pyruvate-binding domain-containing protein, producing the protein MRDPIPDSDALRANIADTARKVAIPDRFSPLVSAVEKFHGVRGTMVDTLTEYFHEFRNIDTLVEGFQTILLRDWAYVEQVPDRAVLFRLLAELLSGLIRSPLEERQTSALLRIALLWTSTAVAGRHGEEYSKLVPDLCADLSSLLSKSPGAFLERDSLLRELYRRGHEFPGLAEPLENLYRSVLGLGYRYARDHLDVASWSRSEDTGLAEPDLIVSSFSFLSAGELSALESALSEAQPRDLLSGALPSFSDLVDRAVAGIFEIDDPGDRFLVCLYYLKDDSLGYRQQEVLNTLLLVVKDLMEPDRHADVHRILSRLKGFFGRREDSFLIRRFQCYEAIGTAIGRAGNTKAADHIIEDILYWKFQYPEVGEATDEWETVVNPYHLPKIRCWMRIIESNPALYEQLAAALNVQLRLGGVFISDTDLFQRDITRFLNADIGPVYFVAKQLLRTFPSYFSDLGAEGELRSVSTRIDEICGRRDSLIHFLRKQTHAESSSRLVDFSRSVLRYWATSDASPLRRYLSGSVFEAVLREHEHAKGPGGVLARLHEHWGGPCGDLDSGDPVGELIEGLATLSPQSLAERMEEAGHLPEADRTRVALMIRLYQLLRSKYSFSTDSLEKTVLDHTGLDTEARRAFSDSLRAWRQDPRGEQRDALMDAMLDVMEQLKEIVLDPAPSAAVENIYHKRHIAAGIPSMYGSYSEPKFEALGLTFRLETLLARLLDDLVSQPEIPFVNRASLRKMAKDLRRFDRVLALDGVNTRTFTASIGLLEASFSWHNITFHQYRNIFLFLVQSVSSLSRASILSHDQILRIVLSNDPRQCEARGMTVDAVSEIVLREVLVSAQGIQALDRYVGDKYRQISDLAGSLSPDALTRMMNYDPDCLISPLHESRPAVDDQMTLGYKGLGLKHLAAYGLNVPECFVITAELFSALPAMSYGPMYRDTIGRIRRALDDMEEKTGLRLGDRDRPLILSIRSGSAISMPGFMTTFVDVGLNPDLTEALSQREGYAWAAWDSYRRFVQTWAMSFGHDREVFDEIMIDFKKRYGVQLKMDFAPEHMREMAAAYRTRAEGLGVAFVDDPFEQVVACIHKVLESWDSPHARFYRSCTGIADDWGTAVILQRMVFGNRNRLSGSGVTFTRNPHDRYTRQVRLFGDFTTCSQGEDLVGGLVSPMPISEAQRLGSSLYDGVENSLEKDFPDVYRTLLEASRDIVSLREYDPQEIEFTFESPSGGDLYFLQKRPMVSEPASDAPYFVSDAGSPAEPVALGMGVSGGAYSGRVAVNREQIEMLLAGSPGESILLLRPDTVPEDIEMIVKVQGILTARGGATSHAAVTAKRLGKTAVVDCHRLEVDEQKGSARLAGLEMKPGDWLSIDGRTGHIFPGRLPVTARPI